In one Vicinamibacterales bacterium genomic region, the following are encoded:
- the queG gene encoding tRNA epoxyqueuosine(34) reductase QueG encodes MLTSSAIRERARQIGFDLCGIAPATGMPELANIHAWLARGHQGEMVYLERSADVRADLQRFLPGARSVVVTATNYYTGPDPAPAPAASVARYARGQDYHRVLQERLDELVAWMRGVADAPFEAAVFVDKHWVQERVVAAYAGLGWIGKHSLLLNKDLGSWLLLSGIVTTLPLTPDELQADQCGSCTLCLDACPTGAIVAEREVDARRCISYLTIEKDGPLDDAEKTAAAGHLFGCDICQEVCPYNLAPAVAEDGAWQARGTREAPDPAELWQRPDDRLYEFVAGSALTHASMAQLRRNLALAIGVSGDPHALDVLGRAGGGVKNAAFSADAPAVSNAVTWARRRP; translated from the coding sequence GTGCTGACCTCGTCGGCCATCAGGGAACGGGCTCGCCAGATCGGGTTCGATCTGTGCGGCATCGCGCCGGCCACGGGGATGCCGGAGCTGGCGAACATCCACGCCTGGCTGGCTCGCGGACACCAGGGCGAGATGGTCTATCTCGAGCGGTCCGCCGACGTGCGCGCCGACCTCCAGCGGTTCCTGCCGGGCGCGCGGTCGGTCGTCGTCACGGCCACCAACTACTACACGGGACCGGATCCGGCGCCTGCCCCGGCGGCGTCGGTCGCGCGCTACGCGCGTGGCCAGGACTACCACCGCGTGCTCCAGGAGCGGCTCGACGAGCTCGTGGCGTGGATGCGCGGCGTGGCGGACGCGCCATTCGAGGCGGCCGTGTTCGTGGACAAGCACTGGGTGCAGGAGCGTGTCGTCGCCGCGTACGCGGGGCTGGGGTGGATTGGCAAGCACTCCCTGCTGCTGAACAAGGACCTCGGCTCGTGGCTGCTGCTGTCGGGCATCGTGACGACGCTGCCCTTGACGCCCGACGAACTGCAGGCCGATCAGTGCGGATCGTGCACCCTGTGTCTCGATGCCTGTCCCACCGGGGCGATCGTGGCCGAGCGCGAGGTGGACGCCAGGCGCTGCATCAGCTACCTCACGATCGAGAAGGACGGCCCGCTCGACGACGCCGAGAAGACGGCCGCGGCCGGGCACCTGTTCGGGTGCGACATCTGCCAGGAGGTCTGCCCGTACAACCTGGCGCCGGCGGTCGCGGAGGACGGCGCCTGGCAGGCCCGCGGCACCCGCGAGGCGCCGGATCCGGCCGAGCTCTGGCAGCGTCCCGACGACCGCTTGTACGAGTTCGTCGCCGGCAGCGCGCTGACGCACGCGTCGATGGCCCAGCTTCGCCGCAATCTCGCCCTCGCGATCGGGGTGTCGGGCGATCCGCACGCACTGGACGTGCTCGGACGTGCCGGTGGCGGCGTGAAGAACGCCGCCTTCAGCGCCGACGCCCCGGCCGTTTCCAACGCCGTCACCTGGGCGCGGCGGCGGCCCTGA